The sequence below is a genomic window from Glycine max cultivar Williams 82 chromosome 20, Glycine_max_v4.0, whole genome shotgun sequence.
ACCTCTTCACCTTCGGAACCTATCCGCAACGAGatcctcttttcaaccctagcAGATTCCTCAACCACCACAACCTCCTTCACATGTTCGACGACCTCTTCCAATTGCTTCACCTCCTCCGTGTTCCGCAGGCTCGAACCGCTCTCGAGAACCAGATTCTTGTCCTTGAGCACCTGCAAGAGCAACGTGACATTGGCGACGGCGTCGGAGATGGAAGCCGGAGAGGACAAATCGCGCGTCAAGAGGCGACGCTCCAGCGCCTGGATTTGGAGCTTGAGGTCGGCGATCTCGCGGAGGAGTTGGTCGCGCTCGCGAGCCCAGCGCTGCTCCTCACGGAGCCAGCGGTGTTCGTCGCGGAGCCAGCGCTGCTCTTCGCGGAGCCAGCGCTGCTCCTCGTGGTCGGAGAGGGAGCAGCGGCGGACGAGGgtgttgaatttgaatttataggAGAGTAGGTAGGGTTTGGGGAGAGGGAGGGTTTTGGTGAGAGTGAAAATGGGAGTTGCTGTCACTGGGAGAAGAGTTGACGACATTGTGAGATTTGGATGATGGAGGCCATCGATGTTATGATATCGCAACACGCAACAAGAtatttcttcttctatcttctaaCAGAGACTCAAAGCCAGACATTTGGAATGTTTTAGTCCCCGCTACCGGGAAACTAATCatcgtttattttttaatgagtaaaaagaaaaaaaaattatcatttaattgcacatatttattaatgaatagtaaatcaaacaaatattgTGGAAAAATTATTGTACAATTTGTTGCAAACTATTTTTCGTTGGTAtgattgtattttaaatttttttgattgattattcaaataaaagattttaatgTACTACATACTATCAATCATAAtgcaatttaatatattaagaatttATAATCTATTGTCCAGAAACACAACGTTTTTATTTAACACTCAAAcctttgtaattatttaatgaattattttttttaatctctgaaaattaaaagttttgaatgactattcattttatatattaatttatgtttttattatttataaaaatttggaggataaatttttgttattatataaaaaattatattaataatgttaatatttttatattattgataaaattaaatgaaatcaatgtagaacttatttattaataaaaaataatagaagacatataaaaaatgtgattaatttttaatacaactataaaattaattttgaaaatataattcttgtgaagtaaaaaaaaggcttgtatatataaacaaatgaaGTTACATtataaaatccaaataaaattaataataaaattatttttattataaatagctcatacattatttcattataattacttttataGAGATCATTAtaatcatgttattttttttctagatgCTCTTCTAAATTTCAAATATCTAATGTGACTAACTAATAACATGAGTAGGAGTAGAcacaaaaaagagagaggaagaaagaaagaataccatgaaaaaaaaatgagatgccaaaataatgattaaagtgaatgaaatattcaaatacataaaatcataaaatacaataattaaaatattttactttatataGCATAAAGTAAGAATATAAACGTGAAGGTTAAATGACTGAAATAAAAACACTCAATAtggttttgatttatttttttttttatcaatttttcgaTTTAGATTGAATTGGTTTGGTTCATGAACACAATCTAGTATAGATCGTTAAACCTCTACAATCCCCCCCCTGTAATTGCAAATTGTTAAACCAAAGGCACCAGCCGCAGACGCTGCAATCTTACAAGCACTTCCCTCATTCTCGCGCATTCATAAATCATAACACAAACCCTATTTTTTTCTCCACAATGGATCTCCTTCACCAATACTCAGACGGCGACGATCCCGACTCCCcctctgaaaaccctagctccCCTCCGCGCCTCCTCCCGGGACGCTCCGCCGCGCCCAACGTCGACGACACCATGCTGGCCCTCACCGTCGCCTCCTCCTCCTCGGCCCTCTCGCGGCCCATCGACCCTACCCAGCACCTGGTGGGCTTCAACCCCTCCTACGACCAGCTCTGGGCCCCCATCCAGGGCCCGGCCCACCCCTTCGCCAAGGACGGCATCGCCCAGGGCATGCGCAACCACAAGCTCGGCTTCGTCGAGGACGCCTCCATCGAACCCTTCCTCTTCGACGAGCAGTACAACACCTTCCACAAGTTCGGCTACGCCGCCGACCCCGCCGCCAACAACTTCGTCGGCGACCTCGACGCGCTACGCGACAACAACGCCGTCTCCGTCTACAACATCCCCCGCCACGAGCATAAGAAACGCCGCATTGAGGCCAAGCAGAAGAAGAAATCAGAGGAAGACGACGACGGCGACGTCAACGAGGAGATCGAAAACCCGGCCTCGGAGGCGTGGATAATGAAGAACAAGAAGAGCCCTTGGGCAGGGAAGAAGGAAGGGTTGCAAGGAGAATTGACTGAAGAACAGCAGAAGTATGCGGAGGAGTATGCGAAGAAGAAAGGGGAAGAGAAGAGTGGTTTGGGAGGGGAGAAAGTTGAGGTTGTTAAAGATAAGAGCACCTTTCATGGGAAAGAGGAGAGGGATTACCAAGGTAGGTCTTGGATTGCGCCTCCCAAGGATGCAAAGGCGAATAGTGATCGTTGTTATATTCCTAAGAGATTGATTCATACTTGGAGTGGACACACCAAAGGGGTTTCTGCTATTAGGTTTTTCCCCAAGTATGGCCACTTGATTCTCTCTGCCGGCATGGATACCAAGGTTAAGATTTGGGATGTTTTCAACTCTGGCAAGTGTATGAGGACCTACATGGGACACTCGAAAGCCGTTAGGGATATTTGTTTCAGCAATGATGGGACCAAGTTTTTGAGTGCTGGGTATGACAAGAATATTAAGTATTGGGATACCGAGACGGGGCAGGTGATATCGACATTTGCCACCGGCAAAATTCCTTACGTTGTGAAGCTTAATCCGGATGAGGATAAGCAGAATGTTTTGTTGGCTGGAATGAGTgataagaagattgttcagtgGGATATGAATACCGGCCAGATAACTCAGGAGTATGATCAGCATTTGGGGGCTGTGAATACCATCACCTTTGTTGATAACAACAGGAGGTTTGTTACTTCCAGTGATGATAAGTCACTCAGGGTATGGGAATTCGGTATTCCTGTGGTTATAAAGTATATTAGTGAACCCCACATGCACTCCATGCCTTCCATTTCGCTTCACCCCAATGCCAATTGGCTTGCTGCGCAGAGCTTGGATAACCAGATACTTATTTATAGCACTAGGGAGAAGTTTCAACTTAACAAGAGGAAGAGATTTGGTGGACATATTGTGGCTGGATATGCATGTCAGGTCAATTTTTCTCCGGATGGACAATATGTCATGTCGGGGGATGGTGAGGGGAAGTGTTGGTTCTGGGACTGGAAGACTTGCAAGGTCTACAGAACTCTCAAGTGTCACGAAGGTGTTTGCATTGGTTGCGAGTGGCATCCCTTGGAACAGAGCAAGGTAGCGACATGTGGCTGGGATGGGATGATTAAGTACTGGTAAGTAAACTCTCATGCTATGCCGCATTTAATTACAGAATCTTATATGGTGTTTGTTCAAATATGCTTTGCTATCATAGTTGCTGAATGTATGCCAGATTCTCTGTTCCTAACATGATAGGgttcaatgtttatttattCAAGCTAATGTTTATATTGGCTAAATTTTTAGGGTGTTTAGCTATATTTTGATTGTAAGAGTTTTAAATGCAAAATAAGCTAATCCAAACACAGACCACACATTTATCTATacgttatttatttttccttttgacACCTCCCCTTGTTTTAGATAGCATTTGATTATAGTGTCAGATTAGCTATTATCAGTTCAATGGAATAGTAGTCTATAAGAGTAGACATGGGAAGGTCTATGAGTAGAGTTTTGTGTAAGCTCTAATTAGTTGAGGTCACCAAAGAAGATTTTTTCTCTGTTCTTTTCCTTTGGAGTTTATTCCCTTCCATATCTAAAACCACTTGTCTGTCTGTTACAATGTACCTGTCTTGCTCCTGTTGTGTTATTCTTGAATTCCCATGGACGTGGGATGCTCAGGTGCTAGTACAGGAATGCCATCTAAGGTCGAACAAGTGTAACTAACAATTGAAAGTTCTCAACTTCCTTCACTGTTTATACTACAAAAGGCCCCTTTGACTGGTGTCATATTCATAGCAACATAGTGATGTAGGTCTGGTAAGATAAACAACTGAATTTCCTTAACATTCTAAACCTGATTCTCAGaaacttttcataaaaaaaccCTTCAGGCAAACCATCCCTTCCTGCAAAGTGAGAGCCATAGAGGGATATATTCTACAACAATGAACTATTATAGACGCTTTGGGATATCTGTTTCtcttttataagaataaaatatgttttgtacGTCAATTTCTTGGTTTAATAAACCATGGCATTGGGGGGgaggtgggggggggggggggggggcgtcCTCTAAATTGAAGAGTAAGCAGCTGTTGAGAACTTTTACTGCCTTTTATACATAGCAACAAACTGTAACCCATCAATGTCAGAATCTATCTCAGATGTAAATGATTTTAGGtcttaaaaaccaatttgaaagaaattttaTCATGATAAAACTTGTAACATCCATTATAAGTTTCAGAAACTTATGCAGACATTTATAGAATTTATGAACAGCCTTTCTGACCGTCTGCTTGCCTTTTAAACTTATAGCTCAATAACATTTTCATCTTCCAAGTGTTGAGTTTATACTGGTCGTGTATTAACTGCATACCTACCAGCACAATGCGAGGCAACAATATCTAGGAAACAAAAGCCCTCTTGTTTTGTGAGGTTGAcatcaattttaagaaaatggtGAATAAATTTGGTCACCTGTTTCCTTAGATGATCTTCATGTTGGCAACCTCTGGCCTTTAGGAGCACAATCCTAGAGTGACATTAATCCTCTGGCTGTTCAGAGTCCTTGTATCTTTGTAGAACCTGTTCATTTGTAAGATTAAAGACCTCATCTTTATGGCTGTTAACTATAATTAGTGGACATGTTGATATTATTCTTACAAAGTTGCAAGTTTAGTGCTATGAAATTGTCTAAATTTTTTATGGACATGTTCTGGCAATAGAAATTTAGCATCAATTGACATCAGAATCAGTATCTTCTTATGCTTTAGGCTTGCAGCTGTGCCTGTGTTTTGCTAAAATGAATAGTTAATAGTGCTAACTATAAAATTGTTGGAATATTTTTGAACTCTTAGATTATGGAATTTGAACTTGATGTGGGTGATTTAAAGCGTTGTTCTCATCTCCCTAATATTGTTGATCTTTTAAATGTACAGCATGTCTTGAAATCTGCAGATTTAaagtttatcaaatttttatgaTCTTAGAAGATAAGAACATAATGGTGGAACAGTCTTTGGGTTTTGGTTTTACAAAATTTGACCTCTTTTAATTGGATTATATAGCTATGTTATTTGTGGCAAGACACGTGTACTTTGGTTTGTCTAGCATGTCATGATACACCATATGCTACATCAGAAAATTGGATTTGATATTTTGAACCTGCTTTAATAGGTCTTCCTTGCACTGAAATCAGTAGAATTTAGTAATTGTTCttcctaataaaattaacattgtGTTTGTCCAACAGCTTTCGTACCTCTATCCTCAAATTGCAATGTTGATGCATCTATATCCTACGTGTTTATTATGTATACTATTTTGGCTGTAGTTGCTTGCACAAGGACTGATTTTAACCACATCTACAAATATCCATATTCGTAGtcatataagttttttaatccCTCTTGCTTGCTTTCTTTATAAATCTCCCTATCATCATCAGTTGAGTGATTTAACTCTCAAGTTTCCAATATCTGTTTATTGAGATCGATATCTGTTGTTTTGCAGGGACTAGTTTCTCCTGATCAACCTGTTATGGGAATCAGTTGGCAGAAGCAGGGCAAAGAAAGGCACTACTTGACgacaaaaaggagaagaaaccCATTGAATTCACATGTTGATATGGTCGTCCTTGGTTTAAATTTCAATGGCTTTAATTGAATATTATCATGAGATTTCTCTTCATTGATCATGACATGGCCACCCAGAGTTATGTGCTAATTGCAATTTTGCCATTTTTTAGGGACTTTTGTATAATAGTCATTTTAAGTCTGATATTCATCTGTGTGAAAATTTCCCTCTCATGTTTgcagttttaatttaattacgtTTTATGCTTGGATTGTGCATACTTTGGTGGGGATTTTTGTCTCtacatgatataaaataatatctgtACTCAGACTCGTGACTGTGGGTAGTAAGTTTAATTATTCGTGTTCTCCGCattttaattaacatgaaaaattgataaataaataatattgattaaaaatatgataataattaaattaagatcTTTTATAAATAAGGATTATGGAGCATGATTTATCTTTTaggttttcatttttgttgtcGTCGTGAGTATGGGTAGGGTTGGGTACTAATGTACTCTTATTCGCTAAAAGTTGTGGATGTTACTTGCATGTATCAAATCCTACATTTATTAAGTAATTACTCTATTCATCTTGTGAGTATCCACTGGTCCAATATTTATTATCCATGTGTATTGtaaaaactttaattatattataaaatataaattggaCTTATCAGTTCGATTGAAGAACTAACGAAATGGTTTAGTGGCTGTCTAAATAAACTACAAAACAAACTTCTGGGAAATtggtaaaacaaaaaactaCTAAAGACTAGCAAAATCGGTTCACGAGTCAGAAAAAATCTTGATACAAATTAagtttgagtttttttaaaaaataatgttaaggtATATATCCTTGAAACTTAGACTAAAGTATAAAGATTtacttaaattgaaattttgtgttttgaatgttaaaaatctataaattataacataaattattaacttttttttggtgaaattgtaattgaaaaaatgaaacaaaatattataggtcattgatgtattttattaaacatttcATCGTTGATCATATTGTTAAtgtaattgttatatttttatctttttataaattgatacaaataataattcttttagTAGTCTAACTCTTAAAAATAGGTAAATATATACGGTTGTAGATAAAAAGTAGTGAGAgacaataaacataaattaaaaagtaacaaCACACACTATTTTAATTGAAGAATTGAAGAAATacaccaaaaaataattttttaaatataatatagttaTCAAATTAATGTACATTTGaacttttatatttcaaaatataatttacaaattaattatttaaaaataaaaaggctaaaatacaatttcagtttccttgttttgtttaatatgtaattttgattttcacattttaaaataaagacatttaatctctcaaactttaaaaattagtcattttttaatattcaattttactttagaaatgatttaattaattagaatataGGAAAGGAAAAAATGTAGAGAAAATTGAGGGTTGGATCAAAATTGCaggtttttgaaaattaaaaaaattaaatttctcaattttaaaattgagagaccaaaattacaagataaaataagaagaccaaaattatattttagctaaattaaaataataaacctTTTAATAGAGAGGGGGATTAATGGATCAGATAACCACAAATGAGTAAAACCAACCAAGAATAAgattattaaaattcaaaattttaggttcaccaaaataaaatagtttttatttattttataaagtaaaaaggTTCGGGAGCTGTCTTTCTTATGTAAAGTTAAAGAAATCCTctcaatttatttgaaatttcacatATCATTATCGTTGTTCGGTACTACAAATGAGTACACACAAGGAAGCTTAATatagttttgaatttttaatctgTTTAGTGTTTGGTCAAAACAAACTACAAAATCAACcttgagatatttttttatgttttgaaagGCAAAACGCCTATACCTTGAGAATAAAATGATTAAAGAACTATAAAACCATTAGAACTTGgcctgaaattgaaaaaaaaaagtttgcaaCAACTCGGTgaaaaaatcttaattcaaaatatatagttctgatttttttaaaaaaaagaaaacaaaatgaagCTAGGAATtagttatttccttttttactctAGACTTGAACTTTGGTTTTATTAATAGACATTGTTGTGTATCGTTAAAAGTTAGAgtcaagtatttttattttttttattggtagagTCAAGTATTTATGATATTGATATGGTTGATTTCGACTTTGTTGTATATCTTGAAAGTTAAAAACcgataaagtaatttttttaaaacttttaatgttATAAAGTTATGATATTGTATTtctttaatattgtttttgtactatttaaatattattattctatttataCCGAATCACATATAATATTTctccaaaataaaatacagaTGCATATtcttatttgaatatatatatatatatatatatatatatatatatatatatatatatatatatataaagatatatatattatcttaaaaaatacttaataatatttaaaatgtaatataaaCCATTTGACATACTAAATTGAGTATTCTTCCagctatatataatattatctctttaattaaattgaattcttccgataatatttctctcttcactactataactctcaaatataaaataaataaaagactgAATCAGGACtaattttaagcaaaaaaaaataatggattaaaaaaggataatttttttaaaaagaatatgaatattcgtgaaaaattaatgaaagattaaaatttgtccaaaaaaaaattaagaaactaaatatttgaatatgaaAAACTTGAagcactaaaaaaataattaatcctatttttgtatattaaaaGGAAGGAGTTAAACTCTTATGTATATGTGAGAGTTTATAACAACTGATGAGCtaaactttttttatcatttcttttattaatggAACAAGTTTAACCAGTTtgatttaacttaaaatttgacaaataattacatttctttttcacataaaggttttctcaaaaaggttaaaagatattattatttcttcaaaataaaatacaataaaaatgaatatacttatttgaatatgtatactgtcttcaaaattatttaataatatttaaaaatttatataaactatttgacCTCTTTAATCGACTAAATTTGTTCCATGTGAACTATAATTACAATAGTCAGCCACATCaatctctttaattttattgaattcttCCATGCAAGCTATAAATACAACAACATTCCTCTCTTCACCACTATAAGTCCTGAAGTCTTTTCGTCCAGTGCAGGAAACAACTCACACCTTCAAACCATGACCATCTCCAAGGCTCTACTAACTCCATTCCTCATTTTTTCATCCTAAATATCGTGGAATCAGATATAATGATATCACTTTTCGTTAGTTTATTGTTATAGTTTTTTTCCCATTTCAAACAAATCCTgattatatgtttaaattatgttggcttcaatcttttatttttcttgaccAACCTTCGAAATAGAGTATTAATGTGCTTTTCTTTAAATATCAGGCACCTGCGACCTTGGCGAACAAACCAAGTTCCAACTTTTCCCTGTCAAATATTGGTACAAATTCCTATAGTAAATACGGTATAGATTGgatatttcaataaaatgaaaatttgaattttttattaatctctCGGATTATAAAACTTTATtcaatttggtgtttttgagaaaaataatttatatactttcATGCGATCACAAATGATATATTTGatgaatttgttaatttttaaaataattattttaaaaataatattaattataatttatgatttattgataatctaatatatatattatgaataaaCAAACATTAAACTCTAATCCCTTTTACTTTATCCTTCATTGCCACATTATCTCGATGTTATTTTATAGATGTtagaatttaacaaaatatacttgaaatcagagaaataaaatattggACTCATAATTTGAAGGATTAATTGAtgtgagatttttataattccTTTGTCTCAACAATAAACTTTGCTTGAACAATCaactatgtttttgtttttcttttaaattattaattgaagTGAGTGTATTATTTTAATGTGCAAATTGTGGTGTTGAATGCAATAGGAGATATCATTGTCAAAGTTAAATCttagtaagaaaacatatgAAACGTGTTGTCGAAGGTGCAATTGTGTACCTTCAGGTACTTCTCATCATTATGAAGAGTGTTCATATTATGTGAATATGATCATCCAAAATGTAAAACACAAATGCccttaataaaataacatctaTGTGTTGACTGTGGTCCTTTTCAATAAAGTTAATATAATTGTTAATAAAGTGAAATATTTCATCTAGCTTTGTTTCTtaagaaacattttattttttcaaaataaaatttctcttcttttcattttatttatgagtatatttaaaaatgtgtttggctatatttaatattttttatattttaatattcaaactaatttaaataaaacataaataaaagaaggaagTTTCTAGTGTTTTATAAAACAACTCCACTTATCCTCAGGTGAATATCACATTCCCATCTCTTTTCATGGgaataaaagtgtaaaaaaatatgataaaaatgaaagttaaagCATTCTTAGAAATCAATAATACTTAAAGCTTGTAACATTCTCATGTTTACGTTCTTaggaattaattttaatccGTGAAATAAACATACTGAGGAATTTCACGCATTGTTATCTACATGCGAAAATTATTATTGGGAAATATATAATTGGCTAGGGAAAGGCACAACAGAAGcatgagaaaggaaaaaaaaatgaagaatggtGGTCAACATTGATGTAATtgcatttaaaagaaatatgttaAAAGACAAATGTtcatataataaaatcaattcataatacCGCCCCTGTAAacaacaaaatgacaaaaaataattgttttttactttattcTTCATTGTCACTTTATcctaatgttattttataaagttgGGATTTAACCatgcatttttaaaatataaaaaactaaagtaTTTGAGTCATAATCTGAACTTATGTTATTCGTGTCCCAGTTACAATCATTTCTTCAATGAtcaagtgtttttttattcttaattttagaTTGTTAATTGAAGTGGGTGTGTTATTGTGATGTAAACTAGATTGTGGTGCTTAATGTAATCGAAGATATCAATCATTGTTAATTGAAGCATATATTGCGTGTCTTTAGATATCTTTGATTACTACCAGGAGCGTCTATGTTATGACAAAGAAACTACCTGAGATGAAAGACGTAAATGTCCTTTAACTTCATCCATTTGTTGACTCTAGTCATTTTAATAAACTCAAAGTCGATATGAATTCAAAAGAAGAATATATGCAGTAtggtgttaattaatttttaataaaagtgaAATCCTTCATCAAGCTTGTCAATTTCTTAAGAattatttccttttaaaaaaagataaagaaaattcccaagctttcatttctctttaagttacaaaataatgactgACAAACTCTCTAAAGGTGAAAGTTTACTAGATTGAtgtgtaaaaaatatgataGTTACATATTACCCAaagtttaatgataaattactcaaattttacaatttaatgtCCATttggtcataaaaaataataatttagtgccaaattcattattaaatattaaaacaaaatgataaaagagtCTTACAAAACTAAcaccaaaatataattattataaattttacatatttataggttaaattataaattttattttttcaacgaTTAAATTGTCACCAAGTTACACATTCAATGTTAGGGATCAAATTGATCATATAtatgcaaaaaaagaaagagaaaatagtttttatttttgtttaaaccAAGGAGCTACGAAGAAAGGCCACaaagtgaaaaatatataacGTGTGGCGAGATTAGAGTCGTGCTTATAATTGGACAAATAAAACTCTCTCAAGTGCACCTTCATTTGGCACCAACTACAGGAGAGAGGATTTGTGCACATGTTtagatcataaaaaaaaaatctaaatcttTGTTTTGTTCTTAGCTTTTAGCCTTTCTAcagtaatttttttgaaataccaaaaatagtcattgtataagaaaaaatgttagttttagAACCTGAAGCTCGAGTATTATAAAAAACTTTAATAGATATGCACTATTAgtgtaaatatatattcatttaaaagcAATTataccaaattaaaattttctattttgtcaaaaatatatatttttcctaaaCTTTGACCAAAGAAGTACTAAATATAGTTACTGTATAGGATATTAGAATAATTActctgaaaaatattttttagacagTCTTAAATTGTttacaaattaagaaataaaagaagagatgTGAATTAGATGATTGATGATATATTATAATagaaagagagataaaagaaaattagagttgTTGATTGAGTGCTTGAAATTTTGGATTGTCAAAATATAATTACTCAATTACTCTCAttttaataaagatttttttttctttatacaaaccCTCGGTAGGATGTTATTACTTGtactatataattattatacataattaataaaattaatattgaatgcTCTTTGACTTATCAAGTTTGGAAAGTATTGGTTCAAACCCAATTCTCGCACTCAGTAAGACAACttggtaataaaaaatatcaatgaacTCGTTTTCATGCTTAACACTGGCAC
It includes:
- the LOC100808436 gene encoding protein disulfide isomerase pTAC5, chloroplastic isoform X2, with amino-acid sequence MSSTLLPVTATPIFTLTKTLPLPKPYLLSYKFKFNTLVRRCSLSDHEEQRWLREEQRWLRDEHRWLREEQRWARERDQLLREIADLKLQIQALERRLLTRDLSSPASISDAVANVTLLLQVLKDKNLVLESGSSLRNTEEVKQLEEVVEHVKEVVVVEESARVEKRISLRIGSEGEEVRQMQEALLKLGFYSGEEDMEYSSFSSGTERAVKTWQAALGAPEDGIMTAELLERLYLEIRNKDTGSATQDKQSTTVLPKEVENGAAVASVAENSEGQQKDVKSDKGTEVSHRGVFLLGENRWEEPSRLFTRNGVDRSKNKDVTTKCLQCRGEGRLLCTVFGMGGRGYKMPIL
- the LOC100778138 gene encoding pre-mRNA-processing factor 17 isoform X1; translation: MDLLHQYSDGDDPDSPSENPSSPPRLLPGRSAAPNVDDTMLALTVASSSSALSRPIDPTQHLVGFNPSYDQLWAPIQGPAHPFAKDGIAQGMRNHKLGFVEDASIEPFLFDEQYNTFHKFGYAADPAANNFVGDLDALRDNNAVSVYNIPRHEHKKRRIEAKQKKKSEEDDDGDVNEEIENPASEAWIMKNKKSPWAGKKEGLQGELTEEQQKYAEEYAKKKGEEKSGLGGEKVEVVKDKSTFHGKEERDYQGRSWIAPPKDAKANSDRCYIPKRLIHTWSGHTKGVSAIRFFPKYGHLILSAGMDTKVKIWDVFNSGKCMRTYMGHSKAVRDICFSNDGTKFLSAGYDKNIKYWDTETGQVISTFATGKIPYVVKLNPDEDKQNVLLAGMSDKKIVQWDMNTGQITQEYDQHLGAVNTITFVDNNRRFVTSSDDKSLRVWEFGIPVVIKYISEPHMHSMPSISLHPNANWLAAQSLDNQILIYSTREKFQLNKRKRFGGHIVAGYACQVNFSPDGQYVMSGDGEGKCWFWDWKTCKVYRTLKCHEGVCIGCEWHPLEQSKVATCGWDGMIKYWD
- the LOC100778138 gene encoding pre-mRNA-processing factor 17 isoform X2 yields the protein MDLLHQYSDGDDPDSPSENPSSPPRLLPGRSAAPNVDDTMLALTVASSSSALSRPIDPTQHLVGFNPSYDQLWAPIQGPAHPFAKDGIAQGMRNHKLGFVEDASIEPFLFDEQYNTFHKFGYAADPAANNFVGDLDALRDNNAVSVYNIPRHEHKKRRIEAKQKKKSEEDDDGDVNEEIENPASEAWIMKNKKSPWAGKKEGLQGELTEEQQKYAEEYAKKKGEEKSGLGGEKVEVVKDKSTFHGKEERDYQGRSWIAPPKDAKANSDRCYIPKRLIHTWSGHTKGVSAIRFFPKYGHLILSAGMDTKVKIWDVFNSGKCMRTYMGHSKAVRDICFSNDGTKFLSAGYDKNIKYWDTETGQVISTFATGKIPYVVKLNPDEDKQNVLLAGMSDKKIVQWDMNTGQITQEYDQHLGAVNTITFVDNNRRFVTSSDDKSLRVWEFGIPVVIKYISEPHMHSMPSISLHPNANWLAAQSLDNQILIYSTREKFQLNKRKRFGGHIVAGYACQVNFSPDGQYVMSGDGEGKCWFWDWKTCKVYRTLKCHEGVCIGCEWHPLEQSKVATCGWDGMIKYW